One genomic segment of Bradyrhizobium diazoefficiens includes these proteins:
- a CDS encoding cupredoxin domain-containing protein: protein MKTIKLALALAALGIAPVLAHEHHAHGSFSAGEPGDPRKLARTIEIAMSEMSYEPSNITVKRGEQIRFVLRNVGKEDHEFLLATPKENLAHAEVMKKHPHMEHDDPNGVRLAPNKTAEILWKFTKAGTFEFSCLIPDHRDYGMIGHVTAK from the coding sequence ATGAAGACGATCAAACTCGCCTTGGCCCTGGCCGCGCTTGGGATCGCGCCCGTGCTTGCCCATGAGCATCACGCGCATGGGAGTTTTTCGGCCGGCGAGCCCGGCGACCCCAGGAAACTGGCGCGCACCATCGAGATCGCGATGAGCGAGATGTCCTACGAGCCGTCGAACATCACGGTGAAACGCGGCGAGCAGATCCGCTTCGTGCTGCGCAATGTCGGCAAGGAGGACCATGAATTCCTGCTTGCCACGCCCAAGGAGAATCTCGCGCATGCCGAGGTGATGAAGAAGCATCCGCACATGGAACATGACGATCCCAACGGCGTCAGGCTGGCGCCGAACAAGACCGCCGAGATCCTCTGGAAGTTCACCAAGGCTGGCACGTTCGAATTTTCCTGCCTGATTCCCGACCATCGCGACTACGGCATGATCGGCCACGTCACCGCGAAATGA
- a CDS encoding MFS transporter: MVRPVHAPNHPGQKPPSFTPDSRQAWVRLVIALVIGSIGAVGMWAVVVVIPVVQSEFAATRGAVSLAFTLMMFGFGLGGVIAGKITDRFGIVPAMAISIAFLGVANVLAGLSTQLWQFVAAYFLIGLGTSATFAPLMAEASHWFERYRGLAVTIVASGNYVAGTVWPPIVSYGTQTLGWRTTHIGIGLVCASLMTILVLLLRKQMGDESVRNHANAPPPRVDLKLSTNTLTVLLSIASISCCVAMAMPQVHIVAYCGDLGYGVARGAEMLSLMMGCGIVSRIGSGYLADKIGGIRTLLIGSLAQGFALVFYLFFDSLSSLYLISAMFGLFQGGIVPSYAIIVREAMPASEAATRVGIVIFASVFGMSFGGWVSGVIFDATGSYAAAFANGVAWNALNIGIVLTLLIRARLNSAKADPGFAT, from the coding sequence ATGGTTCGGCCCGTGCACGCACCAAATCACCCAGGACAAAAACCGCCGTCCTTCACCCCCGATTCCCGTCAGGCCTGGGTGCGGCTCGTCATTGCACTTGTGATCGGCTCGATTGGCGCCGTCGGCATGTGGGCGGTCGTGGTCGTGATTCCCGTGGTGCAGAGCGAATTCGCCGCCACGCGCGGCGCGGTGTCGCTGGCCTTTACGCTGATGATGTTCGGTTTCGGCCTCGGCGGCGTGATCGCCGGCAAGATCACCGACCGGTTCGGCATCGTGCCGGCGATGGCGATCAGCATCGCCTTCCTCGGCGTCGCCAATGTGCTCGCGGGCCTGTCGACGCAGCTTTGGCAATTCGTGGCGGCCTATTTTCTCATCGGTCTTGGCACCTCGGCGACCTTCGCGCCGCTGATGGCGGAGGCCTCGCACTGGTTCGAGCGCTATCGCGGGCTCGCTGTGACCATCGTCGCGAGCGGCAATTACGTTGCCGGCACGGTCTGGCCGCCGATCGTGAGCTACGGCACGCAGACCCTGGGCTGGCGCACCACCCATATCGGCATCGGCCTCGTCTGCGCCAGCCTGATGACCATTCTGGTGCTGCTTCTGCGCAAGCAGATGGGCGATGAAAGCGTCCGCAATCACGCCAATGCGCCGCCGCCGCGGGTCGATCTCAAGCTCTCGACCAACACGCTGACGGTGCTGCTCTCGATCGCCAGCATCTCCTGCTGCGTCGCGATGGCGATGCCGCAGGTGCATATCGTCGCCTATTGCGGCGACCTCGGCTACGGCGTGGCACGCGGCGCCGAGATGCTGTCGCTGATGATGGGCTGCGGCATCGTCAGCCGGATCGGCTCGGGCTATCTCGCCGACAAGATCGGCGGCATCCGCACGCTGCTGATCGGATCGCTGGCACAGGGCTTTGCGCTGGTGTTCTATCTGTTCTTCGACAGCCTCTCCTCGCTCTACCTGATCTCCGCGATGTTCGGCCTGTTCCAGGGCGGCATCGTGCCGAGCTACGCCATCATCGTACGCGAGGCGATGCCGGCGAGCGAAGCCGCAACCCGCGTCGGCATCGTGATCTTCGCCTCCGTGTTCGGCATGTCCTTTGGCGGCTGGGTCTCGGGCGTGATCTTCGACGCCACCGGCTCCTATGCCGCGGCGTTCGCCAACGGCGTGGCGTGGAACGCGCTCAACATCGGCATCGTGCTGACGCTGCTGATCCGCGCGCGGTTGAATTCGGCAAAGGCGGATCCGGGCTTCGCAACCTAA
- a CDS encoding copper oxidase, with translation MFSRRGFLGTAALASASVVSGRVQAAAIPEAPHMDKVVMQPPLHPTGGPDYRPVVTLNGWSLPFRMSGDWKEFHLVAEPVVREFAEGMKVNLWGYNGQSPGPTIEAVEGDKVRIFVTNRLPEYTTVHWHGMIIPSGMDGVGGLNQPHIQPGKTFVYEFEMKKSGTFMYHPHSDEMVQMAMGMMGMVVVHPRDQSFRPVDRDFVFVMSTYRVDPGTYLPRVNEMTDFNMWTWNARVFPGIDPLPVRLGDKVRVRIGNLSMTNHPIHLHGHSFAVTCTDGGWIPQSAQYPETTTDVPVGAVRVFDVLADNPGDWAFHCHKSHHTMNAMGHDMRNLIGVSRKDLAKAVGKLAPDAMVMGQSGMAMGNMEMPAPDNTLPMMTGTGQFGPIEMGGMFTVMKIREDLARDDYRDPGPYQFPKGTVAYEVEAPDAAPARQPGPPMHKMKM, from the coding sequence ATGTTTTCCCGCCGAGGATTTTTGGGCACGGCCGCGCTTGCAAGCGCCTCCGTCGTCAGCGGCCGCGTCCAGGCGGCCGCGATCCCGGAAGCACCGCACATGGACAAAGTGGTGATGCAGCCGCCGCTGCACCCCACTGGCGGGCCCGACTATCGTCCCGTGGTGACGCTCAATGGCTGGTCACTCCCGTTTCGCATGAGCGGCGATTGGAAGGAATTCCATCTCGTCGCCGAGCCGGTGGTGCGCGAATTCGCCGAAGGCATGAAGGTGAACCTCTGGGGCTACAACGGCCAGTCGCCGGGCCCCACGATCGAGGCGGTCGAGGGCGACAAGGTCCGCATCTTCGTCACTAACCGCCTGCCCGAATACACCACCGTGCACTGGCACGGCATGATCATCCCGAGCGGCATGGACGGTGTCGGAGGACTGAACCAGCCGCACATCCAGCCCGGAAAGACCTTCGTCTACGAGTTCGAGATGAAGAAGAGCGGGACCTTCATGTACCACCCGCATTCCGACGAGATGGTGCAGATGGCAATGGGCATGATGGGCATGGTCGTCGTGCATCCGCGCGATCAAAGCTTCCGTCCCGTCGACCGCGACTTCGTCTTCGTGATGAGCACCTACCGCGTCGATCCCGGCACCTATCTGCCGAGGGTCAACGAGATGACAGATTTCAACATGTGGACCTGGAATGCGCGGGTGTTTCCCGGCATCGATCCGCTGCCGGTACGGCTCGGCGACAAGGTGCGCGTGCGCATCGGCAATCTCAGCATGACCAACCATCCGATCCATCTGCACGGTCACAGCTTTGCGGTGACCTGCACCGACGGCGGCTGGATTCCGCAGAGTGCGCAATATCCGGAGACGACGACCGACGTGCCGGTCGGGGCCGTGCGCGTGTTCGACGTGCTCGCCGACAATCCCGGCGACTGGGCGTTCCATTGCCACAAGTCGCACCACACCATGAATGCGATGGGGCACGACATGCGCAACCTGATCGGCGTGTCGCGCAAGGATCTCGCCAAGGCGGTCGGCAAGCTCGCGCCCGACGCGATGGTGATGGGCCAGTCCGGCATGGCGATGGGCAACATGGAGATGCCCGCGCCCGACAACACGCTGCCGATGATGACGGGTACCGGCCAGTTCGGACCGATCGAGATGGGCGGCATGTTCACGGTGATGAAGATCCGCGAGGACCTCGCGCGCGACGATTACCGCGATCCCGGCCCTTACCAATTCCCGAAGGGCACCGTCGCCTACGAGGTCGAAGCACCCGATGCAGCGCCGGCGCGCCAGCCCGGTCCGCCGATGCACAAAATGAAGATGTAG
- a CDS encoding copper-binding protein, whose amino-acid sequence MKPMIRLTAALALALGPTFGAAAAQGAPISGEVKKVDESAGKITLKHGPAKSLGMDEPMTMVYRVKDPAMLKQVKVGDKVTFEAEEAASGYTVTKMEKAK is encoded by the coding sequence ATGAAACCGATGATCCGACTCACCGCAGCGCTCGCGTTGGCGCTGGGCCCGACCTTTGGCGCAGCTGCGGCGCAGGGCGCCCCGATCAGCGGCGAAGTCAAGAAGGTCGATGAAAGCGCCGGCAAGATCACGCTCAAGCACGGCCCGGCCAAGAGCCTCGGCATGGATGAACCCATGACCATGGTCTACCGCGTCAAGGATCCCGCGATGCTCAAGCAGGTGAAGGTCGGCGACAAGGTCACCTTCGAGGCCGAGGAGGCGGCTTCCGGGTACACCGTGACCAAGATGGAGAAAGCGAAGTAG
- a CDS encoding (2Fe-2S)-binding protein: MNHSISLTVNGARRDFVLDDPRVTLLDLLRERLHLTGTKKGCDRGQCGACTILVDGKRINSCLALAVSHDGADILTIEGVARGDQLHPVQAAFIAHDGFQCGFCTPGQIMSAIGMMQEAQAGDDPERIRECMSGNLCRCGAYAGIVDAVLGAQGRMDESNQRRSA, encoded by the coding sequence ATGAACCACTCCATCAGCCTCACCGTGAACGGTGCGCGGCGCGACTTCGTCCTCGACGATCCGCGCGTCACGCTGCTCGATCTCCTGCGTGAGCGCCTCCATCTCACCGGAACCAAGAAGGGCTGCGACCGCGGTCAGTGCGGTGCCTGCACCATTCTCGTCGACGGCAAGCGCATCAATTCCTGCCTCGCGCTCGCCGTCAGCCATGACGGCGCCGATATCCTCACCATCGAAGGCGTCGCGCGCGGCGACCAGCTTCACCCGGTGCAAGCCGCCTTCATTGCCCATGACGGCTTCCAGTGCGGCTTCTGCACGCCCGGCCAGATCATGAGCGCGATCGGCATGATGCAGGAGGCGCAGGCCGGCGACGATCCCGAGCGCATTCGCGAATGCATGAGCGGCAATCTCTGCCGCTGCGGCGCCTATGCCGGCATCGTCGACGCCGTGCTGGGCGCGCAAGGACGCATGGACGAATCCAATCAGAGGCGCTCGGCATGA
- a CDS encoding TetR/AcrR family transcriptional regulator — protein MHDHTDHTRKPRADAVRNRERVLEAAKVVFNAGGPEASLEAVAKRAGVGIGTLYRHFPTREDLFEAVYRREVEQLGELAEQLKNAKDPVDALRRWLRSNVEFVATKKGMSAALALTFQSSSDLAAFSMDRLTKAIGSLLNRAVAAGEMRGDVSPEDLLRALVGMCYMHDQPGWQSSVLRMLDVFVDGLRVQPAAKAKARPAKPAKSAAKRKR, from the coding sequence ATGCACGACCACACCGACCACACCCGCAAGCCCCGCGCCGATGCCGTGCGCAATCGCGAGCGCGTGCTCGAGGCCGCCAAGGTCGTGTTCAATGCGGGCGGTCCCGAGGCAAGCCTGGAAGCGGTGGCAAAACGCGCCGGCGTCGGCATCGGCACGCTCTACCGGCATTTTCCGACGCGCGAGGATCTGTTCGAAGCCGTGTACCGGCGCGAAGTCGAGCAGCTCGGCGAGCTCGCCGAGCAGCTGAAGAATGCCAAGGATCCGGTCGATGCGCTCAGGCGCTGGCTCCGCTCCAACGTCGAATTCGTTGCCACCAAGAAGGGCATGTCGGCGGCGCTGGCCCTGACGTTCCAGAGCTCGTCGGACCTCGCCGCGTTCTCGATGGACCGGCTGACCAAGGCGATCGGCTCCTTGCTCAACCGCGCGGTCGCAGCTGGCGAGATGCGCGGTGATGTCAGCCCGGAGGATTTGCTGCGGGCGCTCGTCGGCATGTGCTACATGCACGACCAGCCCGGCTGGCAATCCTCGGTGCTGCGGATGCTGGATGTGTTCGTCGATGGGCTGCGGGTGCAGCCGGCCGCCAAGGCCAAGGCGCGCCCGGCCAAGCCCGCCAAGTCGGCCGCAAAGCGGAAGCGCTAG
- a CDS encoding TolC family protein, whose protein sequence is MTHYLAPGLLVLAALGLSGCAAFSPDGGMNAVSELTSQTINKDVAFVRTADSAGAVDERVRQLLSRTLSVDTAVQIALFNNKGLQAAYNELALAETDLVEQGLPPNPVFSVSRISGNGASEVERQVVGDILALATLPFRSDIARERFRQAQLRAALATLRLAADVRRAYVIAVAGNEMVVLLTDGKTTAESTAQLAVKLGETGSLNKLDQAREQVFYAETTADLAGARQAATSAREKLARLMGLWDGDLDFRLPNRLPPLPRHPLALPSIEADAVAHRIDLQIARLELAGLAKSLDLTEATRFVTLLDLAGISRRTQDPEGPPFRERGFDIQFQIPIFDGGEVRVRQAAETYNLAFNRLTERAVNVRSEARETYRTYRSTYDIASHYQREILPLRKIITEEMQLRFSSMQVDIFALLTEARQRLASLRGAIDAKQRFFLAQSDLQTVINGGGAPAAGGDNPTTIAAAVPADGGH, encoded by the coding sequence ATGACACATTACCTGGCGCCAGGCTTGCTCGTTCTCGCGGCGCTCGGCCTGTCTGGCTGCGCCGCATTCTCGCCCGACGGCGGCATGAATGCCGTCTCGGAGTTGACGAGTCAGACCATCAACAAGGATGTCGCCTTCGTGCGGACAGCCGATAGCGCCGGCGCGGTCGATGAGCGCGTTCGCCAGCTGTTGTCGCGGACGCTCAGCGTAGATACTGCCGTGCAGATCGCGCTGTTCAACAACAAGGGTCTGCAAGCAGCCTATAACGAGCTGGCGCTAGCCGAGACCGATCTGGTCGAGCAGGGTCTGCCGCCCAATCCGGTGTTCTCGGTCTCACGGATCTCCGGCAATGGCGCCAGCGAGGTCGAGCGCCAAGTGGTCGGCGACATCCTCGCGCTCGCCACCCTGCCGTTCCGCTCCGACATCGCCCGCGAGCGTTTTCGCCAGGCGCAGTTGCGCGCAGCACTGGCGACATTGCGGCTCGCCGCAGACGTACGCCGCGCCTACGTCATCGCCGTCGCCGGCAACGAAATGGTAGTGCTGCTCACCGACGGCAAGACGACGGCCGAATCGACCGCGCAGCTTGCGGTCAAGCTCGGCGAGACCGGCTCGCTCAACAAGCTCGACCAGGCCCGCGAGCAGGTGTTTTACGCCGAGACCACCGCCGACCTTGCCGGCGCGCGGCAGGCGGCGACGAGCGCCCGCGAAAAGCTGGCGCGGCTGATGGGCCTGTGGGACGGTGACCTCGACTTCCGTCTGCCCAACCGATTGCCGCCATTGCCGCGCCACCCGCTGGCGCTGCCCTCGATAGAAGCCGACGCAGTGGCCCATCGCATCGACCTGCAGATCGCGCGGCTGGAGCTGGCGGGGCTGGCCAAATCGCTTGATCTCACAGAGGCGACGCGCTTCGTGACGCTGCTCGATCTCGCCGGCATCTCCCGCCGCACCCAGGATCCGGAAGGGCCGCCGTTCCGCGAGCGGGGCTTCGACATCCAGTTCCAGATCCCGATCTTCGACGGCGGCGAGGTGCGGGTGCGGCAGGCGGCGGAGACCTACAATCTCGCGTTCAACCGCCTCACCGAGCGCGCGGTCAACGTCCGCTCGGAGGCGCGTGAAACCTACCGGACCTACCGCTCGACCTACGACATCGCCAGCCATTACCAGCGCGAGATCCTGCCGCTGCGCAAGATCATCACCGAGGAGATGCAGCTACGCTTCTCCAGCATGCAGGTCGATATCTTCGCGCTGCTCACCGAAGCGCGGCAGCGCCTCGCCTCGTTGCGCGGCGCGATCGATGCGAAGCAGCGCTTTTTCCTAGCGCAATCCGACCTGCAGACCGTCATTAATGGCGGCGGCGCGCCTGCAGCCGGTGGCGACAATCCTACCACCATCGCCGCGGCAGTCCCTGCCGACGGAGGTCACTGA
- a CDS encoding anti-sigma factor has protein sequence MAYTEDHIALAAEYALGTLDAEERAQVETMMAVDEAFADVVQAWSYRLGVLNQMVGNIEPRPIVWENIRSEIARTALAQEPPAPSAVELPPSPPVETAPPDLPSEQTPEPQPAEAEQPETMRSAPDAIGDIAPVFMPQVHAPDPEVARAPQVPIVDDTNVIYLESHVKRWRTITSVVGALAAALVVTLSMQIFRPDALPGALRPAPRIQTVEVKTPAAPLAASAQYVALLQGQGGGPAFILTIDGATRNFTVRKVGATPEPGKSFELWLISDKLPRPRSLGVIGTGDFTARPVLGAYDADVVSDATYAVTVEQAGGSPSGQPTSAPVFSGKLIETVPPALPQAPAKK, from the coding sequence ATGGCCTACACGGAGGACCATATCGCGCTCGCCGCGGAATATGCGCTCGGTACGCTCGACGCCGAGGAGCGCGCGCAGGTCGAGACCATGATGGCGGTGGACGAGGCGTTCGCCGACGTCGTGCAGGCCTGGTCTTACCGGCTCGGCGTCCTCAACCAGATGGTTGGCAATATCGAGCCGCGGCCGATCGTGTGGGAGAACATCAGGTCCGAGATCGCGCGCACGGCGCTTGCGCAGGAGCCGCCGGCTCCATCCGCAGTCGAGCTGCCGCCATCTCCGCCGGTCGAAACTGCGCCGCCGGATTTGCCATCGGAGCAGACGCCGGAGCCGCAGCCTGCCGAGGCGGAGCAGCCCGAGACGATGCGCTCGGCACCGGATGCGATTGGCGACATCGCGCCGGTCTTCATGCCGCAGGTCCATGCGCCCGATCCCGAGGTCGCGCGCGCACCGCAGGTGCCGATCGTCGACGACACCAACGTCATCTATCTCGAAAGCCACGTGAAGCGCTGGCGCACCATCACCTCCGTCGTTGGTGCGCTCGCGGCCGCGCTGGTGGTGACGCTGTCGATGCAGATCTTCCGCCCCGACGCGCTGCCGGGCGCGCTGCGTCCCGCACCGCGCATCCAGACCGTGGAGGTGAAGACACCGGCGGCGCCGCTCGCCGCCTCGGCGCAATACGTGGCGCTGCTGCAGGGCCAGGGCGGCGGGCCCGCTTTCATCCTCACCATCGATGGCGCGACGCGGAATTTCACGGTGCGCAAGGTCGGCGCGACGCCGGAGCCCGGCAAGAGTTTTGAGCTCTGGCTGATCTCCGACAAGCTGCCGCGCCCGCGCTCGCTCGGCGTGATCGGCACGGGCGATTTCACGGCACGTCCGGTGCTCGGCGCCTACGATGCCGACGTGGTCAGCGACGCCACCTACGCCGTCACCGTCGAGCAGGCCGGCGGCTCGCCCAGCGGCCAGCCGACCTCGGCGCCGGTGTTTTCCGGCAAGCTGATCGAGACCGTGCCGCCGGCGCTGCCGCAGGCGCCCGCGAAGAAGTAG
- the flhA gene encoding flagellar biosynthesis protein FlhA, translating into MVDVTAGQGVGSAKPSIPSLNDIVSILKRGDIALALGVLTILVVLILPLPAIVLDLFLAISITLSILILMTSLFIQTPLEFSAFPTVLLISTMLRLSLNMASTRLILSHGHEGTAAAGHVIEAFGSFVMGGNFVIGIIVFAILIIVNFVVITKGSGRIAEVAARFHLDAMPGKQMAIDADLSAGLIDEKVAKHRRKELEDESGFFGAMDGASKFVRGDAIAGLLIVFINVVGGMIIGVAQQGLSFADAGRSYTLLTVGDGLVTQVPALIVSTAAGLLVSKAGVSGAADKALMKQFSGYPQALAMSSAVMLVLAALPGIPTIPFLALGAGAGALAWNARNRNRVTAKAEEAAKAAPAPGTPGAPGTAAAEEPISAALKIDDLKIELGYALLPLVNGPDGTDRLTEQIKALRRSLAIEMGFVMPAVRILDNVQLEANTYIIKIKEVDAGTGKIWPNQFMVMDPGGSQVQVPGIHTTEPTFGLPATWVDASLKEEASLKGYTVVDAATVLSTHLTELLKANMSDLLSYGEVQKLLKELPKEQSELVKDIVPGQVTVSGIQRVLQLLLAERISIRDLSTILEGIADSLAFSRNPATMVEHVRARLARQICAQNISYNGYLPLIALSARWEQAFAESIIGQGEERSLAMQPSKLSEFMTAVREAFERAAREGEAPVLVTSAAIRPFVRSLVERFRAQTTVLSQAEIHPRARLKTVGSI; encoded by the coding sequence ATGGTCGACGTCACCGCAGGACAGGGCGTAGGCAGCGCGAAGCCAAGCATCCCGTCTCTCAACGACATCGTCAGCATCCTCAAGCGCGGCGACATTGCACTCGCGCTCGGCGTCCTCACCATCCTGGTGGTGCTGATCCTGCCCTTGCCGGCGATCGTGCTGGACTTGTTCCTGGCGATCTCGATCACGCTTTCGATCCTGATCCTGATGACGTCGCTGTTCATCCAGACGCCGCTGGAATTCTCCGCCTTCCCGACCGTCCTCTTGATCTCGACCATGCTGCGCCTGTCGCTCAACATGGCCTCGACCCGCCTGATCCTGTCGCACGGGCACGAGGGTACGGCTGCCGCCGGTCACGTCATCGAAGCCTTCGGCAGCTTCGTGATGGGCGGCAATTTCGTCATCGGCATCATCGTCTTCGCCATCCTGATCATCGTCAACTTCGTCGTCATCACCAAGGGTTCGGGCCGTATCGCCGAAGTCGCCGCGCGCTTCCACCTCGATGCCATGCCCGGCAAGCAGATGGCGATCGACGCCGACCTCTCTGCCGGCCTGATCGACGAGAAGGTTGCCAAGCACCGGCGCAAGGAGCTGGAGGACGAGAGCGGCTTCTTCGGCGCCATGGACGGTGCCTCCAAATTCGTCCGGGGCGACGCCATCGCCGGCCTGTTGATCGTCTTCATCAACGTCGTCGGCGGCATGATCATCGGCGTGGCGCAGCAGGGCCTGTCCTTCGCCGACGCCGGTCGCAGCTACACGCTGCTGACCGTCGGTGATGGCCTCGTCACCCAGGTGCCGGCGCTGATCGTCTCGACCGCGGCCGGCCTGCTCGTCTCCAAGGCCGGCGTGTCCGGCGCCGCCGACAAGGCGCTGATGAAGCAGTTCTCCGGCTATCCGCAGGCGCTGGCGATGTCCTCGGCGGTCATGCTGGTGCTGGCGGCCCTGCCGGGCATTCCGACCATCCCCTTCCTGGCGCTCGGCGCCGGCGCCGGCGCGCTGGCCTGGAACGCGCGCAATCGTAACCGGGTGACCGCCAAGGCCGAGGAAGCGGCCAAGGCCGCGCCCGCTCCGGGAACGCCGGGCGCGCCGGGCACTGCCGCGGCCGAGGAGCCGATCTCGGCCGCGCTGAAGATCGACGACCTCAAGATCGAGCTCGGCTATGCTCTCTTGCCGCTGGTCAACGGCCCCGACGGCACCGACCGCCTCACCGAGCAGATCAAGGCGCTGCGCCGCTCGCTGGCGATCGAGATGGGTTTCGTGATGCCGGCGGTACGCATCCTCGACAACGTCCAGCTCGAGGCCAACACCTACATCATCAAGATCAAGGAGGTCGACGCCGGCACCGGCAAGATCTGGCCGAACCAGTTCATGGTCATGGACCCCGGCGGCAGCCAGGTGCAGGTGCCCGGCATCCACACCACCGAGCCGACCTTCGGCCTGCCCGCGACCTGGGTCGACGCCAGCCTCAAGGAAGAGGCCTCGCTCAAGGGCTACACCGTCGTCGACGCCGCCACCGTGCTCTCGACCCATCTCACCGAGCTGCTCAAGGCCAACATGTCGGACCTGCTCTCCTATGGCGAGGTGCAGAAGCTGCTCAAGGAGCTGCCGAAGGAGCAGAGCGAGCTGGTCAAGGACATCGTGCCGGGACAGGTCACGGTCTCCGGTATCCAGCGCGTGCTGCAGCTGCTGCTGGCCGAGCGCATCTCGATCCGCGATCTCTCGACCATTCTCGAAGGCATCGCCGACTCGCTCGCCTTCTCGCGCAATCCCGCCACCATGGTCGAGCACGTCCGCGCTCGCCTGGCGCGGCAGATCTGTGCACAAAACATCTCCTACAACGGCTATCTGCCGCTGATCGCGCTGTCGGCGCGCTGGGAACAGGCCTTTGCCGAATCCATCATCGGTCAGGGCGAAGAGCGCAGCCTCGCGATGCAGCCGTCAAAGCTGTCGGAGTTCATGACCGCGGTGCGCGAGGCGTTCGAGCGCGCCGCGCGCGAAGGCGAAGCTCCGGTGCTGGTCACCTCTGCGGCAATTCGCCCGTTCGTGCGTTCTCTCGTCGAGCGGTTCCGGGCGCAGACGACGGTGCTGTCGCAGGCTGAAATCCACCCTAGGGCGAGGTTGAAAACGGTCGGAAGCATCTGA
- a CDS encoding helix-turn-helix transcriptional regulator, with protein MDAARTPGIFVHQYAGLPHGPAFEHWRERAFGPCGLDIGPSHGDSIDCRLQVSVVDNVTLAIPEGASAQYSRYQSHLADGSDDLVLIAAHAGLVRVGQNGHAVELAPAQMVLVDMSVTGTVGHTEEDRFTSIRMPRRALLDINPRAEDKLSQVLCDGAVAETIFRYHALAAHHAPHLDAVGQRLTAQHMVDLVGLLLSTDAEHASLARGRGHAAARLDLMRANVMAALGRNDLCLSEIATRSGLSPRQAQRLFEQAGTTFTEFVLEQRLLQARKLLGDPRARARKISDIAHASGFSDLSYFNRAFRKRFGATPSELREV; from the coding sequence ATGGATGCAGCAAGAACGCCGGGCATCTTCGTCCACCAATATGCGGGACTGCCGCACGGTCCGGCTTTCGAACATTGGCGCGAGCGGGCCTTCGGTCCCTGCGGCCTCGACATCGGACCGAGCCACGGCGACAGCATCGATTGCCGGCTCCAGGTCAGCGTGGTCGACAATGTCACGCTCGCCATTCCCGAAGGCGCCTCCGCGCAATATTCGCGTTACCAGAGCCATCTTGCCGATGGCAGCGACGATCTGGTGCTGATCGCGGCCCATGCCGGCCTCGTCCGGGTCGGGCAGAACGGCCATGCCGTCGAGCTTGCGCCAGCGCAGATGGTGCTGGTCGATATGAGCGTCACCGGCACCGTCGGCCACACCGAGGAAGACCGCTTCACCTCGATCCGCATGCCGCGCCGCGCACTGCTCGACATCAATCCGCGCGCCGAGGACAAGCTGTCGCAAGTGCTCTGCGACGGCGCGGTCGCCGAGACCATCTTCCGCTATCACGCGCTTGCTGCCCATCATGCGCCGCATCTCGACGCCGTCGGCCAGCGTCTCACCGCGCAGCACATGGTCGATCTCGTCGGCCTCTTGCTCAGCACCGATGCCGAGCATGCGAGCCTCGCTCGCGGGCGCGGACATGCGGCGGCGCGGCTCGATCTCATGCGTGCCAACGTCATGGCTGCGCTCGGCCGCAACGATCTTTGCCTGTCCGAGATCGCCACGCGCTCGGGGCTTAGCCCGCGCCAGGCGCAGCGCCTGTTCGAGCAGGCCGGTACCACCTTCACCGAATTCGTGCTGGAGCAGCGCCTCCTACAGGCGCGCAAGCTGCTCGGCGATCCCCGCGCCAGGGCGCGCAAGATCAGCGACATCGCGCACGCCTCGGGCTTCTCGGATCTGTCCTATTTCAACCGCGCCTTCCGCAAGCGCTTTGGCGCGACGCCGTCGGAGCTGCGCGAGGTATAA
- a CDS encoding sigma-70 family RNA polymerase sigma factor has translation MLTPAELVGLIEAVAKGDQAAFERLYAATRAKLYGVVLRILRRQDLAEEVIQETYVKIWNSAGQFNPALSSPITWMVSIARNRAIDIVRKKTEVSIEEQPQAMEVAADSPDPLARREMTEELKRLLECIGRLEPDRQRLVLLAYYNGWSREQLAEKFAAPVNTVKTWLRRSMLDIRECLGL, from the coding sequence ATGCTGACGCCAGCTGAGCTGGTCGGGCTGATTGAGGCCGTCGCCAAGGGCGATCAGGCCGCGTTCGAGCGCCTCTACGCCGCCACGCGCGCGAAACTCTATGGCGTCGTGCTCCGTATCTTGCGCCGGCAGGATCTCGCAGAGGAGGTCATTCAGGAGACCTACGTCAAGATCTGGAACAGCGCCGGCCAGTTCAATCCGGCCCTGTCGTCGCCGATCACATGGATGGTGTCGATCGCGCGCAACCGCGCTATCGACATCGTGCGCAAGAAGACGGAAGTCTCGATCGAGGAACAGCCTCAGGCGATGGAGGTTGCGGCCGACAGTCCCGATCCGCTGGCACGCAGGGAGATGACCGAGGAATTGAAGCGGCTCCTCGAATGCATCGGCCGGCTCGAGCCGGATCGCCAGCGGCTCGTGCTTCTCGCCTATTACAACGGCTGGAGCCGCGAGCAACTGGCGGAGAAATTCGCCGCGCCCGTCAACACGGTGAAGACGTGGCTGCGGCGCAGCATGCTGGATATCCGCGAGTGTCTCGGACTTTAG